One Kitasatospora sp. NBC_01287 DNA window includes the following coding sequences:
- a CDS encoding TetR/AcrR family transcriptional regulator, giving the protein MPPARGDHEARRRDVSEAVWRVLAARGFGALTLRAVAAEMGASTGLLTHYFPNKQALLRTALEVLDQRNQERPRSTPPAEGLAALRTALLDNLPLTAELADANRIWVSSWDVALADPELAAEHAERYRRSRTRLAGHIAAAKARGELPGTSRADDLAAAAQSFTLGLITQALLAPAEFPPERQIRLLDDWLANIAATA; this is encoded by the coding sequence ATGCCGCCCGCCCGTGGAGACCATGAAGCCCGCCGCCGTGACGTTTCCGAGGCGGTCTGGCGCGTGCTCGCCGCTCGCGGCTTCGGCGCACTGACGCTGCGCGCGGTCGCCGCCGAGATGGGCGCCTCCACCGGGCTGCTCACCCACTACTTCCCGAACAAGCAGGCGCTGCTGCGCACCGCGCTGGAGGTGCTCGACCAGCGCAACCAGGAGCGCCCGCGCTCCACCCCGCCCGCCGAGGGGCTGGCGGCGCTGCGCACCGCCCTGCTCGACAACCTGCCGCTGACCGCCGAGCTCGCCGACGCGAACCGGATCTGGGTCAGCTCCTGGGACGTCGCCCTGGCCGATCCCGAACTCGCCGCCGAGCACGCCGAGCGCTACCGCAGGTCCCGCACCCGGCTGGCCGGCCACATCGCGGCGGCCAAGGCCCGCGGCGAGCTGCCGGGCACCAGCCGCGCCGACGACCTCGCCGCCGCGGCGCAGTCCTTCACCCTCGGCCTGATCACCCAGGCGCTGCTCGCCCCGGCCGAGTTCCCGCCGGAGCGTCAGATCAGGCTGCTCGACGACTGGTTGGCGAACATTGCGGCGACGGCCTGA
- the leuE gene encoding leucine efflux protein LeuE, with amino-acid sequence MLGVTDLATYTLGAVVIVLLPGPNSLYVLSVAARKGVRTGYRAAAGVFLGDFTLISLTSLGAASLLKANPDVFAVVKFGGAAYLLWIGVGMLRAARVLWRDHRAAAAAAEAGEEPAPVADTERPFRRALVISLFNPKAILFLLSFFTQFVDPHYSAPALSFILLGGILQLLSFLYLSTLILAGTRLAAAFRRRKRLSAGLTSAVALLFAGFAAKLAVSSA; translated from the coding sequence GTGCTGGGAGTCACCGACCTCGCCACCTACACGCTCGGGGCGGTGGTCATCGTGCTGCTGCCGGGCCCGAACTCCCTCTACGTGCTCTCGGTGGCCGCCCGCAAGGGAGTCCGCACCGGCTACCGGGCCGCCGCCGGCGTCTTCCTCGGCGACTTCACCCTGATCAGCCTCACCTCACTGGGCGCCGCCTCGCTGCTCAAGGCCAACCCGGACGTCTTCGCGGTGGTCAAGTTCGGCGGCGCCGCCTACCTGCTCTGGATCGGCGTCGGCATGCTCCGTGCCGCCCGCGTCCTCTGGCGCGACCACCGCGCCGCTGCCGCCGCTGCCGAGGCGGGGGAGGAGCCGGCGCCGGTCGCGGACACCGAGCGCCCGTTCCGCCGGGCCCTGGTGATCAGCCTGTTCAACCCCAAGGCGATCCTCTTCCTGCTCTCCTTCTTCACCCAGTTCGTCGACCCCCACTACAGCGCCCCGGCCCTCTCCTTCATCCTGCTCGGCGGCATCCTGCAGCTCCTCTCCTTCCTCTACCTCTCCACCCTGATCCTCGCTGGCACCCGGCTGGCCGCCGCCTTCCGCCGCCGCAAGCGCCTCTCCGCGGGCCTCACCAGCGCCGTCGCCCTGCTCTTCGCCGGCTTCGCCGCCAAGCTCGCCGTCTCCTCCGCCTGA
- a CDS encoding class I SAM-dependent DNA methyltransferase encodes MSRLSSFVWSIADQLRGPYQQHEYGSVILPMTILRRLDAILEPHRKQIAELIAGVDSDLRKDSLVRRATGLRFHNTSKFTLETLLLDPDDLEANLTRYVNSFSSAIDVFDRFRFNEIIADLAEKNRLFTVVERFAKVDLHPDVMSNSDMGDLFEDLIRRFAEASNATAGDHFTPRDAVRLVVDLMFAEDDDALGARGVVRTVYDPTAGTGGMLSLTEEHLRAQNPDARLTLYGQEINPQSYAICKSDLLAKGQDPDNIKLGDTLADDKFPGRTFDYCLSNPPYGVDWKAAEKVVKEEHKLRFTRRFGPGLPGVGDGQMLFLLHLASKMRPRGEGGGLVGVVMNGSPLFSGGAGSGQSEIRRWLLEMDMVKAIVALPNDMFYNTGISTYVWVLDNNKAAERTGRVQLIDGSGRYTKMRKSLGSKRVEISHDDRAAILADYDAFEESGTSKVFDNEDFGYWTITIERPLRLNFACTAERIEAARTDPKLKTVDRERLAGVLATFGEELYRNQEAFTADLGKHLGSQGVILSAPQRKALWTALGERDETADEIRDPKGGIEPDTKLRDTENIPFGWNGTPKTAEADGAARAVIDAYFDAEVHPHVPDAWVDRSKTRVGYEIPFTRHFYTYTPPRPLEEIDADLNKVVAEIMDLLREVEQ; translated from the coding sequence GTGAGCAGACTCAGCAGCTTCGTGTGGTCGATCGCAGACCAGCTGCGAGGCCCGTACCAGCAGCACGAGTACGGGTCGGTGATCCTGCCGATGACGATCCTGCGCCGCCTGGACGCGATCCTCGAGCCTCATCGGAAGCAGATCGCCGAGCTCATCGCGGGGGTGGACTCGGACCTGCGCAAGGACTCCCTGGTGCGCCGGGCGACCGGTCTGCGGTTCCACAACACGTCCAAGTTCACGCTGGAGACCCTGCTCCTGGACCCGGACGACCTCGAAGCGAACCTCACCCGGTACGTGAACTCGTTCTCCTCCGCGATCGACGTGTTCGACCGGTTCAGGTTCAACGAGATCATCGCGGACCTCGCCGAGAAGAACCGCCTGTTCACCGTGGTGGAGCGCTTCGCGAAGGTCGACCTGCACCCGGACGTCATGTCGAACTCCGACATGGGCGACTTGTTCGAGGACCTGATCCGCCGCTTCGCCGAGGCGTCCAACGCCACCGCCGGTGACCACTTCACCCCGCGTGACGCCGTGCGCCTGGTCGTGGACCTGATGTTCGCCGAGGACGACGACGCCCTCGGCGCCAGGGGCGTCGTGCGGACGGTGTACGACCCGACCGCTGGCACCGGCGGCATGCTGTCGCTGACCGAGGAGCACCTGCGCGCGCAGAATCCGGACGCCCGCCTGACGCTGTACGGGCAGGAGATCAACCCGCAGTCCTACGCGATCTGCAAGTCCGACCTGCTGGCCAAGGGCCAGGATCCCGACAACATCAAGCTCGGCGACACCCTCGCCGACGACAAGTTCCCCGGCCGCACCTTCGACTACTGCCTGTCCAACCCGCCCTACGGGGTGGATTGGAAGGCCGCGGAGAAGGTCGTGAAGGAGGAGCACAAGCTCCGCTTCACCCGCCGGTTCGGCCCTGGCCTGCCCGGCGTCGGCGACGGTCAGATGCTGTTCCTGCTGCACCTCGCGTCCAAGATGCGCCCGCGCGGCGAGGGCGGCGGCCTCGTCGGTGTCGTCATGAACGGCTCGCCGCTGTTCAGCGGCGGCGCAGGGTCCGGGCAGTCGGAAATCCGCCGCTGGCTGCTGGAGATGGACATGGTGAAGGCCATCGTCGCCCTGCCGAACGACATGTTCTACAACACCGGCATCTCCACGTACGTGTGGGTCCTGGACAACAACAAGGCCGCCGAGCGCACCGGCCGGGTCCAGCTCATCGACGGGTCCGGGCGGTACACGAAGATGCGCAAGTCCCTCGGCTCGAAGCGGGTGGAGATCAGCCACGACGACCGGGCCGCCATTCTCGCCGACTACGACGCCTTCGAGGAGAGCGGGACGTCGAAGGTGTTCGACAACGAGGACTTCGGCTACTGGACCATCACGATCGAGCGCCCGCTGCGACTGAACTTCGCGTGCACCGCGGAACGCATCGAAGCGGCGCGCACCGACCCGAAGCTGAAGACCGTGGACCGCGAGCGGCTCGCGGGCGTGCTCGCCACCTTCGGCGAGGAGCTGTACCGCAATCAGGAGGCCTTCACAGCGGACCTGGGCAAGCACCTCGGCTCCCAGGGCGTGATCTTGTCGGCGCCGCAACGCAAGGCGCTGTGGACCGCCCTCGGGGAGCGCGACGAGACCGCCGACGAAATCCGCGACCCCAAGGGCGGCATCGAGCCCGACACCAAGCTCCGCGACACCGAGAACATCCCCTTCGGCTGGAACGGCACCCCCAAGACCGCCGAGGCCGACGGAGCGGCACGAGCTGTCATCGACGCGTACTTCGACGCCGAGGTGCACCCCCACGTACCTGACGCCTGGGTCGACCGCTCCAAGACGAGGGTCGGCTACGAGATCCCCTTCACCCGCCACTTCTACACCTACACCCCGCCGCGCCCGCTCGAGGAGATCGACGCCGACCTCAACAAGGTCGTCGCCGAGATCATGGACCTCCTCCGCGAGGTCGAGCAGTGA
- a CDS encoding restriction endonuclease subunit S, which produces MTAERARKKSDIAWLGGVHVPAAWRRTKVKHLVSEMRAGDAITAERIEDAGSVPVYGGNGVRGFTEVPTHDGVHVLIGRQGALCGNVHLARGAFWASEHAIVSTPARGVDARWLAHLLRTMDLGQYSVTAAQPGIGVAQIAALDAYLPPLEEQGAIADYLDEQTSRIDTLIGKQNQLIDTLHERRAAVIRVAIDAASTASTPDKLARRTRVGNGSTPRREQAAFWFGGDLPWLNSAVVNSASVTGSDQYVTERARLECHLPIVRPGAVLVGLTGQGRTRGMATILEIEATVSQHVAYVQPEAAHWDSRYLLWALRSRYDDLRLMSDENGSTKGGLTCYDLANLRVARPPLHEQQAIAADLDEQTSRIDALVSKAKEHIVLAKERRAALITAAVTGQLDVRAVGRAATSGA; this is translated from the coding sequence GTGACGGCGGAGCGTGCCAGGAAGAAGTCCGACATCGCCTGGCTGGGCGGCGTCCACGTGCCGGCGGCGTGGCGCCGGACGAAGGTCAAGCACCTGGTGTCCGAGATGCGGGCCGGAGACGCCATCACCGCCGAGCGGATCGAGGACGCGGGAAGCGTCCCGGTCTACGGCGGCAACGGTGTGCGCGGGTTCACGGAAGTGCCGACCCATGACGGGGTCCATGTCCTGATCGGCCGTCAGGGCGCGCTCTGCGGCAACGTCCACCTCGCCAGGGGCGCGTTCTGGGCGAGTGAACACGCCATCGTCAGTACGCCGGCACGAGGGGTGGACGCCAGATGGCTGGCTCACCTGCTCCGGACGATGGACCTGGGGCAGTACTCGGTCACCGCCGCGCAGCCGGGCATCGGAGTAGCGCAGATCGCCGCCCTCGATGCCTATCTGCCGCCGTTGGAGGAGCAGGGGGCGATCGCGGACTACCTGGACGAGCAGACGTCCCGGATCGACACGCTGATCGGCAAGCAGAACCAGCTCATCGACACCCTCCATGAACGACGTGCGGCGGTGATCCGCGTCGCCATCGACGCCGCGAGTACGGCGTCGACACCCGACAAACTGGCCCGTCGCACGCGGGTGGGGAACGGCTCGACTCCCAGACGGGAACAGGCGGCGTTCTGGTTCGGAGGGGATCTCCCGTGGCTCAACAGCGCTGTGGTGAATTCCGCGTCCGTGACAGGATCCGATCAGTACGTGACCGAGCGGGCGCGGCTCGAATGCCATCTGCCGATCGTGCGCCCCGGAGCCGTCCTGGTCGGACTGACCGGTCAGGGACGGACGCGCGGCATGGCGACCATCCTCGAGATCGAAGCCACCGTGAGCCAGCATGTCGCGTACGTGCAGCCCGAGGCAGCGCATTGGGACTCGCGCTACCTGCTGTGGGCACTGCGCTCGAGGTATGACGACCTTCGGCTCATGAGCGATGAGAACGGCAGCACGAAGGGCGGACTGACGTGCTACGACTTGGCCAACCTGCGGGTGGCGCGTCCGCCCCTGCACGAGCAGCAGGCGATCGCGGCAGACCTGGATGAGCAGACGTCGCGGATCGACGCGCTGGTCTCGAAGGCCAAGGAACACATCGTGTTGGCGAAGGAGCGGCGCGCGGCGCTCATCACCGCCGCCGTGACCGGGCAACTGGACGTGCGCGCCGTGGGGCGGGCCGCGACATCGGGGGCGTGA
- a CDS encoding type I restriction endonuclease subunit R, with amino-acid sequence MADYDEKSFETEFCTHLARSGWLYSPTDHEPGVVYDRERALIPDDVFAWLEETQPDEFAKATRAGTAAEQKSREVLLDRLCKVLDTDAAQGGGTLNVLRRGFKHVSASLRMCQFKPATTMNATTTADYSRNRVRVMRQVHFSTKDNRSLDLVLFVNGLPVATLELKTDFTQSVAEAIEQYKKARAPKDAGGHAQPLLGFGNRALVHFAVSNEEVWTTTKLAGAKTYFLPFNAGDGQGGKGNAPHPHGSATSYLWEKVLDRDNWLMILGKFCHTETRERRDPITGAIEKSTTLLFPRYHQWEAVTRMVAHARESGPGSRYLIQHSAGSGKTNSIAWTAHRLARLFDENDKKVFDTVIVVTDRTVLDDQLQVAVRQIDSADTGSASGGGIITTVDEVEARKAGSKSTALAQALAGGKLIVVVTLQTFPFAMDAIAANQGLAGKKFAVIADEAHSSQSGATAGRIREILSTAELGDLDDGGEVSAEDELVAQMTARATTPNVSFFAFTATPKAKTLELFGTPDADGIPHPFHTYTMKQAVEEEFILDVLRGYQTYNTAFEIARTAVKESDTVGGVVQDARAVEDELVDESAATKGIMRWVRLHPTNISQKCAIIVEHFRENVAHLLDGHAKAMVVTDSRKAAVRYKTLIDKYVAERGYTGVGSLVAFSGSVDDPRTGPGPFTETSMNPTKVGSGIASAFAGPEYRVLLVANKFQTGFDQPLLCAMYVDKRLSGVLAVQTLSRLNRTYRAPSGERKDVTFVLDFVNDPEEIRKAFEPYYTDARLETTTDPNIVHDISAKLDQAGIFTDAQVDSCATAWLDRAGNNALAAAIKPARDEYAKRYIDAVKRDDTAEVDALDQFCKDVATFVRLYDFMSQVVDYADTQLEKRSIFLRLLERYIRPTTVTAEIDLSDVELKKIKHTRNAAIDISLGGGTGIRGISAAGSGRTPDPVMVAFQAVIDRLNELFGAEFSRGQVEGFVDILGAVLLENEDLVDQAGANSRAQFLESPDLGDAVVDAVFANQNSHNAIADYIASGHADAGRIIVEIGAMIHAAIAARRGAPPVG; translated from the coding sequence ATGGCGGATTACGACGAGAAGTCGTTCGAGACCGAGTTCTGTACCCACCTGGCAAGGAGCGGCTGGCTGTACTCGCCCACCGACCACGAGCCGGGCGTCGTGTACGACCGCGAGCGGGCGCTCATTCCCGACGATGTCTTCGCGTGGCTCGAGGAGACGCAGCCGGACGAGTTCGCCAAGGCCACCAGGGCCGGCACCGCGGCGGAGCAGAAGTCGCGTGAGGTGCTGCTCGACCGGCTGTGCAAGGTGCTGGACACCGATGCCGCGCAGGGCGGGGGCACCCTGAACGTGCTGCGCCGGGGGTTCAAGCACGTCTCGGCCTCGCTGCGGATGTGCCAGTTCAAGCCCGCCACCACGATGAACGCCACGACCACGGCGGACTACAGCAGGAACCGTGTCCGGGTGATGCGGCAGGTGCACTTCTCGACGAAGGACAACCGGTCCCTCGACCTGGTCCTGTTCGTCAACGGCCTCCCGGTGGCGACCCTGGAGTTGAAGACGGACTTCACGCAGTCCGTGGCGGAGGCGATCGAGCAGTACAAGAAGGCCCGCGCGCCGAAGGACGCGGGTGGGCACGCGCAGCCCCTGCTCGGATTCGGGAACCGGGCCCTGGTGCACTTCGCGGTCTCCAACGAGGAGGTGTGGACGACCACGAAGCTCGCCGGCGCGAAGACGTACTTCCTGCCGTTCAACGCGGGCGACGGGCAGGGTGGCAAGGGCAACGCTCCCCACCCTCACGGGTCCGCGACGTCGTACCTGTGGGAGAAGGTGCTGGACCGGGACAACTGGCTGATGATCCTGGGCAAGTTCTGCCACACCGAGACCCGCGAACGGCGCGACCCGATCACCGGGGCCATCGAGAAGTCCACGACGCTGCTGTTTCCCCGCTACCACCAGTGGGAGGCCGTCACGAGGATGGTCGCCCACGCCCGCGAGAGCGGTCCGGGCAGCAGGTACCTGATCCAGCACTCGGCGGGGTCGGGGAAGACCAACTCGATCGCGTGGACCGCGCACCGCCTCGCGCGTCTCTTCGACGAGAACGACAAGAAGGTCTTCGACACCGTCATCGTCGTCACCGACCGCACGGTCCTGGACGACCAGCTCCAGGTGGCCGTGCGTCAGATCGACTCCGCCGACACGGGATCGGCGTCGGGCGGGGGCATCATCACCACGGTCGACGAGGTCGAGGCCCGCAAGGCCGGGTCCAAGTCCACCGCACTGGCCCAGGCGCTGGCCGGCGGCAAGCTCATCGTCGTCGTCACGTTGCAGACGTTCCCGTTCGCGATGGACGCCATCGCCGCGAACCAGGGGCTGGCGGGCAAGAAGTTCGCGGTCATCGCGGACGAGGCCCACTCGTCGCAGTCGGGTGCCACGGCGGGCAGGATCCGCGAGATCCTGTCCACTGCCGAGCTCGGGGACCTGGACGACGGTGGCGAGGTGTCCGCGGAGGACGAGCTCGTCGCGCAGATGACCGCGCGGGCCACGACGCCGAACGTGTCGTTCTTCGCGTTCACCGCGACCCCGAAGGCCAAGACCCTGGAGCTGTTCGGCACTCCGGACGCGGACGGGATCCCGCACCCGTTCCACACGTACACGATGAAGCAGGCCGTCGAGGAGGAGTTCATCCTCGACGTGCTGCGCGGCTACCAGACGTACAACACGGCGTTCGAGATCGCGCGGACCGCGGTCAAGGAGTCGGACACCGTCGGCGGCGTGGTCCAGGACGCGCGTGCGGTCGAGGACGAGCTCGTCGACGAGTCCGCCGCGACCAAGGGCATCATGCGGTGGGTCAGGCTGCACCCGACGAACATCAGCCAGAAGTGCGCCATCATCGTCGAGCACTTCCGTGAGAACGTCGCCCACCTGCTCGATGGGCACGCCAAAGCCATGGTCGTCACCGACTCCCGCAAGGCCGCCGTCCGCTACAAGACGCTCATCGACAAGTACGTCGCCGAGCGCGGCTACACCGGCGTCGGCTCCCTGGTCGCTTTCTCCGGTTCCGTCGACGACCCCAGGACCGGCCCGGGGCCGTTCACCGAGACCTCGATGAACCCCACCAAGGTCGGCTCCGGTATCGCGTCGGCGTTCGCCGGGCCGGAGTACCGGGTCCTGCTCGTCGCGAACAAGTTCCAGACCGGGTTCGACCAGCCGCTGCTGTGCGCGATGTACGTCGACAAGCGCCTGTCGGGGGTACTGGCCGTGCAGACCCTGTCCCGGCTGAACCGCACCTATCGCGCGCCGTCGGGCGAGCGCAAGGACGTCACGTTCGTCCTGGACTTCGTCAACGACCCCGAGGAGATCCGCAAGGCTTTCGAGCCGTACTACACCGACGCCCGCCTCGAGACCACGACCGACCCGAACATCGTCCACGACATCTCCGCCAAACTCGACCAGGCCGGCATCTTCACCGACGCCCAGGTCGACAGCTGCGCCACCGCGTGGCTGGACCGAGCCGGCAACAACGCCCTCGCCGCGGCGATCAAGCCCGCCCGGGACGAGTACGCCAAGCGGTACATCGACGCGGTCAAGCGTGACGACACCGCCGAGGTCGATGCTCTCGACCAGTTCTGCAAGGACGTCGCCACGTTCGTGCGCTTGTACGACTTCATGAGTCAGGTCGTCGACTACGCCGACACCCAGCTGGAGAAGCGGTCCATCTTCCTGCGCCTGCTCGAGCGGTACATCCGACCCACCACGGTCACCGCGGAGATCGACCTGTCCGACGTCGAGCTCAAGAAGATCAAGCACACCAGGAACGCCGCGATCGACATCAGCCTCGGCGGCGGCACAGGCATCCGCGGTATCAGCGCCGCCGGCTCCGGCAGGACCCCGGACCCCGTCATGGTTGCCTTTCAGGCAGTCATAGACCGGCTCAACGAACTCTTCGGAGCCGAGTTCTCCCGCGGCCAGGTCGAAGGGTTCGTCGACATCCTCGGCGCCGTCCTCCTGGAGAACGAGGACCTCGTCGACCAGGCGGGCGCCAACTCACGGGCCCAGTTCCTCGAGTCGCCGGACCTGGGCGACGCCGTCGTCGACGCGGTGTTCGCGAACCAGAACTCCCACAACGCCATCGCCGACTACATCGCCTCCGGCCACGCCGACGCCGGCAGGATCATCGTGGAGATCGGCGCGATGATCCACGCTGCCATCGCGGCGCGGCGCGGCGCGCCACCCGTTGGGTGA
- a CDS encoding ATP-binding protein, with protein MIDHRLRFAPEILARLGEELVPHPDLGIMELVRNAYDADAALCTIKLSGASEAGGTLTVSDDGDGMTEAELASGFLLIGKSGKVSSTHTLRLGRRKVGEKGLGRLAALRLGTTVTVTTRSRAEPGIEHVLRIDWDRIDAAQAVEDVPLRIVTREFDPSVSDGSAVWRQGTTVAVTGLRHSISPSAAEQLARSLLLLSGPFADSTAFQVVCDAPEYTELSRLVNSKLLRYFEYRLVAVLDGNGQASATLYNWRDEAEFMGGHADVGHRQGTRRKKKNPTPPMAFDAPAATLELWMFNLNPSATKKEVRLAEQPTREIQGWLRQVGGIHLYHRGLRVQPYGDKGNDWLNINLRRAGNPELRPSTATALGRLLVADQGDVLRPKTDRSGFVETFQFSQLQEFAKSAMDWAADQRLDKREQARVGAATKAHDDAEEAGVRFQQILAAIAPPDEGMLPIDAPSDQATLRSLADSATRVVDIQRLEIEALREDLLLYRSLATVGTSTAVFAHEALRPAARIGSGLKTLRRRIEPHVSAEVYEESFKSPIESSIDSAKTLETFARLPLSLLEKSKREVGDIDIDATCRSVVKLFEGYLDERNIKILFDLHAGGAAVRTTTADIESVLSNLLANAAHAFTRTDVPMGPERIVRIRTRLVDREDATGQDVVLCVDDSGPGIIGIALKSIWLPGKTTFDNGTGLGLTIVRDIVGDLKGRQEARAKGELGGARILVQLPARTGAVTDGGQFD; from the coding sequence TTGATCGACCATCGACTCCGCTTCGCCCCAGAGATCCTTGCCCGTCTCGGCGAAGAGCTCGTTCCACATCCCGATTTGGGGATCATGGAGCTGGTCCGCAATGCCTACGACGCTGATGCGGCGCTGTGCACTATCAAGCTGAGTGGTGCATCCGAAGCGGGAGGCACGCTGACCGTTTCCGATGACGGTGACGGGATGACAGAGGCGGAGCTAGCGTCAGGGTTCCTGCTGATTGGCAAATCTGGCAAGGTCTCGTCCACACACACCCTTCGCCTCGGACGGCGCAAGGTCGGCGAGAAGGGGCTCGGTCGACTCGCCGCGCTGCGGCTCGGTACCACGGTGACGGTGACCACGCGGTCCCGGGCCGAGCCTGGTATTGAGCATGTCCTGAGAATCGACTGGGATCGCATCGATGCTGCGCAGGCTGTCGAGGATGTGCCCCTGCGGATAGTGACGCGGGAATTCGACCCGTCTGTCTCCGATGGGTCCGCCGTATGGCGGCAGGGGACCACGGTCGCTGTCACCGGTCTCCGCCACAGCATCTCCCCGAGCGCGGCGGAGCAGCTAGCCCGATCGCTGCTTCTGCTCAGCGGGCCGTTCGCTGACAGCACGGCCTTCCAGGTGGTGTGCGATGCCCCGGAATACACGGAGCTCTCACGGCTGGTGAACTCGAAGCTCCTGCGCTACTTCGAGTATCGGCTCGTAGCGGTACTGGACGGCAACGGGCAGGCGTCAGCGACGCTGTACAACTGGCGTGATGAAGCTGAATTCATGGGTGGTCACGCGGACGTGGGGCACCGCCAGGGAACCCGCCGCAAGAAGAAGAACCCGACTCCGCCCATGGCTTTCGACGCGCCTGCTGCGACCCTTGAGCTCTGGATGTTCAATCTAAATCCTTCGGCAACCAAGAAGGAGGTCAGGCTGGCTGAGCAGCCGACGCGGGAGATCCAAGGCTGGCTTCGCCAGGTCGGCGGGATCCATCTCTACCACCGGGGACTGCGGGTGCAGCCCTATGGCGACAAGGGCAATGACTGGCTGAACATCAACCTTCGCCGCGCCGGCAACCCGGAGTTGCGGCCGTCAACGGCTACGGCGTTGGGCCGACTGCTGGTGGCCGACCAGGGCGATGTGCTGCGTCCTAAGACCGACCGTAGCGGCTTTGTCGAGACGTTCCAGTTCAGCCAGCTTCAGGAGTTTGCCAAGTCCGCCATGGACTGGGCTGCTGACCAGCGTCTCGACAAGCGTGAGCAGGCGCGGGTGGGTGCTGCGACCAAAGCCCATGACGATGCGGAGGAAGCCGGAGTCCGCTTCCAGCAGATCCTCGCCGCCATCGCACCTCCCGATGAGGGCATGCTTCCCATCGATGCTCCCAGCGACCAGGCCACTCTGCGATCGCTCGCCGACAGTGCGACCCGTGTGGTGGACATCCAGAGGCTGGAAATCGAGGCCCTTCGCGAGGACTTGTTGCTCTACCGATCCCTGGCCACGGTCGGGACGAGCACGGCGGTTTTCGCTCATGAAGCGCTTCGCCCGGCCGCAAGGATCGGCAGTGGGCTGAAGACCCTGCGGCGCAGGATCGAACCGCATGTCAGCGCTGAGGTGTACGAGGAGTCGTTCAAGAGCCCCATCGAGTCGTCCATTGACAGTGCGAAAACCTTGGAGACCTTCGCCCGACTCCCGCTCAGCCTCCTGGAGAAGAGCAAGCGTGAGGTCGGGGATATTGATATTGATGCCACCTGTCGTTCGGTGGTGAAGCTGTTCGAGGGCTACCTCGACGAGCGGAACATCAAGATCCTCTTCGATCTGCACGCCGGGGGTGCGGCGGTCCGTACCACGACGGCCGACATCGAGTCCGTCCTGTCCAATCTGCTGGCCAACGCCGCCCACGCCTTCACTCGCACAGACGTCCCGATGGGCCCCGAGCGCATCGTCCGCATCCGGACCCGGCTGGTGGACCGGGAGGACGCGACTGGTCAGGACGTCGTGCTCTGCGTTGACGACTCGGGACCAGGCATCATCGGCATCGCGCTCAAGTCGATCTGGCTGCCTGGGAAGACGACCTTTGACAACGGCACTGGGCTCGGTCTGACTATTGTCCGCGACATCGTCGGAGACCTGAAGGGGAGGCAGGAGGCGCGCGCGAAGGGGGAGTTGGGTGGAGCGCGTATCCTGGTGCAACTGCCGGCTCGAACGGGTGCGGTCACTGACGGTGGGCAGTTCGACTGA
- a CDS encoding response regulator, with protein sequence MLTLSRGASVVIADDDRRDAMAVENRLKDAGYQTTIITEFDPNSDADAFLASLVGQYDAFICDHVLSGHGRVGFTGAEVVSKANLQSSAPLPAVLISSHINTAQQGSISRWRMGIPQVVGKSDLDEEILPAMARAVAELNGDFARERRAFPTPIEVLGVDPKGEVRRAQVVVVGWDIKSPIWMPLDPIIEATGLRSESLVGQWLEAEVNCYAQKPEDLYYRNIVLSPDQPSERMFV encoded by the coding sequence GTGCTGACGCTATCCAGGGGGGCATCGGTCGTCATCGCTGACGACGACCGACGGGACGCCATGGCGGTGGAGAACCGGCTCAAGGACGCCGGTTACCAGACCACCATCATCACCGAGTTCGACCCGAACTCCGACGCGGATGCCTTCCTGGCGTCCCTGGTCGGGCAGTACGACGCCTTTATCTGCGACCACGTATTGAGCGGTCACGGCCGGGTCGGCTTCACTGGGGCCGAGGTGGTCAGCAAGGCCAACCTGCAGAGCTCTGCCCCGCTGCCGGCAGTGTTGATCAGTAGCCACATCAACACTGCCCAACAGGGTTCGATCAGCCGCTGGCGGATGGGCATCCCCCAGGTGGTCGGGAAATCCGATCTCGACGAGGAGATCCTGCCGGCCATGGCCCGCGCGGTGGCTGAGTTGAATGGCGACTTCGCCCGCGAACGCCGAGCCTTCCCGACCCCGATCGAGGTACTCGGAGTCGACCCCAAGGGGGAGGTGCGTCGGGCCCAGGTCGTTGTCGTGGGGTGGGACATCAAGTCCCCGATCTGGATGCCGCTGGATCCGATCATTGAGGCAACCGGCCTGCGGTCCGAGAGCCTGGTCGGACAGTGGTTGGAGGCTGAGGTCAACTGCTACGCACAGAAGCCCGAAGACCTCTACTACCGCAATATTGTGCTTTCACCCGATCAGCCGAGCGAGCGGATGTTCGTGTGA